From the Accumulibacter sp. genome, one window contains:
- the folE2 gene encoding GTP cyclohydrolase FolE2 → MNAPETPRSPAAMADVQGSADTRRIAINKVGIKAMRHPVRVLDKSGGIQHTIALFNMYVGLPHNFKGTHMSRFVEILNGHEREISVENFPAMLREMVDRLEAETGHIEMSFPYFINKAAPVSGVQSLMDYDVTLTGEICHGRIESTIRVAVPVTSLCPCSKQISERGAHNQRSQVTVTVRINEHLWIEELVEIVEAQASCELYGLLKRPDEKYVTERAYDNPKFVEDMVRDVAARLGVEARIDAFIVESENFESIHNHSAYALIERDRRLAGNS, encoded by the coding sequence ATGAACGCCCCCGAAACCCCGCGCAGTCCGGCCGCCATGGCCGATGTCCAGGGCTCCGCCGATACGCGGCGGATTGCCATCAACAAGGTGGGCATCAAGGCCATGCGGCATCCTGTGCGGGTGCTGGACAAGTCTGGCGGCATCCAGCACACGATCGCGCTCTTCAACATGTACGTCGGGTTGCCGCACAATTTCAAGGGCACCCACATGTCACGCTTCGTCGAAATTCTCAACGGCCATGAACGCGAGATCTCGGTGGAGAACTTCCCGGCGATGTTGCGCGAGATGGTCGATCGGCTGGAGGCCGAGACCGGCCACATCGAGATGAGTTTTCCCTACTTCATCAACAAGGCGGCACCGGTTTCCGGGGTGCAGAGCCTGATGGATTACGATGTCACCCTCACCGGCGAAATCTGCCACGGGCGGATCGAGTCGACGATCCGGGTGGCGGTCCCGGTCACCAGCCTGTGCCCGTGTTCGAAGCAGATCTCGGAACGCGGCGCGCACAACCAGCGCTCGCAGGTGACGGTGACGGTGCGCATCAACGAGCATCTGTGGATCGAGGAACTGGTCGAGATCGTCGAAGCGCAGGCATCCTGCGAGTTGTATGGGTTGCTCAAGCGGCCGGATGAGAAGTATGTCACCGAGCGTGCCTACGACAACCCGAAGTTCGTCGAAGACATGGTGCGAGACGTTGCCGCGCGGCTCGGCGTTGAAGCCCGGATCGATGCCTTCATCGTCGAGTCGGAGAATTTCGAGTCGATCCACAACCACTCGGCGTACGCGCTGATCGAGCGGGACAGGCGGCTGGCCGGCAATTCCTGA
- a CDS encoding polyprenyl synthetase family protein, whose protein sequence is MSPMDTVSGAATRLLFPDWMRGVQGRVETALARQLPAAEAIPARLHQAMRYATLNGGKRVRPLLVFAAGELSEAPLPRLEVAACAVELIHSYSLVHDDMPCMDDDVLRRGRPTCHVEYDEATALLVGDSLQSLAFEILARADFADGPRQLEMLALLARASGSCGMAGGQAIDLAAVGRTLDQPELELMHALKTGALIRAAVLLGGLCGTALGADERDSLDRFAKRAGLLFQVVDDILDCTASTVTLGKTAGKDAAAAKPTYVSLMGLERAREFAADLGGQALAALSSFGERSRRLVELTDFITQRKF, encoded by the coding sequence ATGAGTCCAATGGACACGGTGTCGGGCGCGGCGACGCGGCTTCTCTTTCCGGACTGGATGCGCGGCGTGCAGGGCCGCGTGGAAACGGCGCTCGCCCGCCAACTGCCAGCTGCCGAAGCGATCCCCGCCCGTCTGCACCAGGCGATGCGCTATGCCACTCTGAACGGTGGCAAGCGGGTGCGGCCCCTGCTGGTGTTCGCTGCGGGTGAACTGAGCGAGGCACCTCTGCCCCGACTGGAGGTCGCCGCCTGCGCCGTCGAGCTGATCCACAGCTATTCGCTGGTGCATGACGACATGCCGTGCATGGACGACGACGTGCTGCGCCGCGGTCGTCCGACCTGCCATGTCGAATACGACGAAGCGACCGCGCTGCTCGTCGGCGACAGCCTGCAGTCCCTGGCGTTCGAGATCCTGGCACGCGCCGATTTCGCTGATGGTCCGCGGCAGCTCGAGATGCTGGCCCTGCTCGCCCGAGCCAGTGGCTCATGCGGCATGGCGGGCGGACAGGCGATCGACCTCGCGGCCGTCGGCAGGACACTCGATCAGCCGGAACTCGAATTGATGCACGCGCTCAAGACGGGGGCGCTGATCCGTGCCGCGGTCCTGCTTGGCGGTCTTTGCGGGACGGCGCTCGGTGCCGACGAAAGGGATTCCCTCGACCGCTTTGCCAAGCGCGCCGGCCTGCTCTTCCAGGTCGTCGACGACATTCTCGACTGCACGGCCAGCACGGTGACGCTGGGCAAGACGGCCGGCAAGGATGCCGCTGCGGCGAAGCCCACCTACGTCAGCCTGATGGGGCTCGAGCGCGCACGCGAGTTCGCTGCCGATCTCGGGGGACAGGCCCTTGCGGCACTGAGTTCATTCGGTGAGCGCAGCCGGCGCCTGGTCGAGTTGACCGATTTCATCACCCAGCGGAAATTCTGA
- a CDS encoding TetR/AcrR family transcriptional regulator codes for MPVGHRRARAAPEINRRDDLLRAAARLFVEKGFAATTTRDIAQAVGMRSGSPFYHFRSKQDLLKAAMIEGLEAGHRRLQAAIAGVDDPERRLRLMIRIHFGNLLEGDCHTPMLIHESRSLDAAARAEIAAASDRYQAAWQGTLDELAACGRLRSAASPVRLLLFGMLNWSGQWYRPDGPLSLDEIADAASELLLR; via the coding sequence ATGCCGGTCGGGCACCGAAGGGCGCGTGCGGCGCCCGAGATCAACCGCCGCGACGACCTGCTGCGCGCCGCGGCGCGCCTGTTCGTCGAGAAGGGCTTTGCCGCGACGACGACGCGCGACATCGCGCAGGCAGTCGGCATGCGCTCGGGCAGTCCGTTCTATCACTTCCGCAGCAAGCAGGATCTCCTCAAGGCGGCGATGATCGAAGGGCTGGAAGCGGGGCACCGGCGCCTGCAGGCCGCGATCGCAGGGGTCGACGATCCCGAGCGACGCCTGCGGCTGATGATCCGGATCCACTTCGGCAACCTCCTCGAGGGCGACTGCCATACGCCGATGCTGATTCACGAGTCCCGTTCGCTCGATGCCGCGGCGCGGGCCGAGATCGCCGCCGCCAGTGACCGTTACCAGGCGGCGTGGCAGGGCACGCTCGACGAACTGGCGGCGTGCGGCCGGTTGCGCAGTGCGGCGAGTCCGGTCCGGCTGCTGCTCTTCGGCATGCTCAACTGGAGCGGCCAGTGGTATCGGCCCGATGGCCCGCTGTCGCTGGACGAGATTGCCGACGCGGCCAGCGAGCTGCTGTTGCGCTGA
- a CDS encoding STAS/SEC14 domain-containing protein: MIVIEHQPKRVEVTVYAEFTLADYKEFESVVNDAIRFEGPVDLLFDLREMADFTLDVAWEDIVFARAHANDFSRIAVLTDSQWVAWSAWLSQIFVRAEMRIFAEETEARAWLAEDAGAGGEAV, translated from the coding sequence ATGATCGTCATCGAGCATCAACCCAAGCGCGTCGAAGTGACCGTGTACGCCGAGTTCACTCTGGCCGACTACAAGGAATTCGAGAGTGTCGTGAACGACGCGATCCGCTTCGAAGGGCCGGTCGACCTGCTCTTCGACCTGCGCGAGATGGCCGACTTCACCCTCGACGTCGCCTGGGAAGACATCGTCTTCGCCCGCGCCCATGCCAACGACTTCAGCCGCATTGCCGTGCTGACCGACAGCCAGTGGGTCGCCTGGAGCGCCTGGTTGTCGCAGATCTTCGTCCGCGCCGAGATGCGAATCTTCGCCGAGGAAACCGAGGCGCGCGCCTGGCTGGCCGAGGATGCCGGGGCCGGAGGGGAAGCGGTATGA
- the dxs gene encoding 1-deoxy-D-xylulose-5-phosphate synthase, with protein sequence MMRYPLLDTISDPTQLRKLDRRHLPQLADELRTFLVESVARTGGHLSSNLGTVELTIALHHVFDTPHDRLVWDVGHQTYAHKVLTGRRAGMARLRMQGGVSGFPKRSESPYDTFGVGHSSTSISAALGMALAAKTKGEARKVVAIIGDGAMSAGQAFEALNNAGVADADMLVILNDNDMSISPAVGALNRYLARLFSGSSFNAARKAGEKILDFSPSLREFAKRAEEHVKGMLTPGTLFEEMGFNYIGPIDGHDLESLIPTLLNLKNLKGPQFLHVITKKGQGYKLAEVDPVLYHGVSKFQPDVGIAGGSGGGKPSYTQVFGDWLCDMAAADSRLVGITPAMREGSGLLRFSESFPERYYDVGIAEQHAVTFAAGLACEGLRPVLAIYSTFLQRAYDQLLHDVALQNLPVVFALDRGGLVGADGPTHHGAFDLSYLSCIPNLLLMTPSDEDECRKMLTTAFGHDGPAAVRYPRGGGPGVAIDPQLVGLPVGKGEIRRQGRDVALLAFGSMLTPALAAAAELGATVANMRFVKPIDRELILSLAAEHSLLVSVEENAVIGGAGAEVARVLEEARSLARLLRLGIPDRFIEHGDQALLLADVGLDRAGIVHAVQACRSAADAGTAPGANPE encoded by the coding sequence ATGATGCGTTATCCCCTTCTCGACACGATCAGCGATCCGACGCAACTGCGCAAGCTCGATCGCCGGCACCTGCCGCAACTGGCCGACGAGTTGCGCACCTTCCTCGTCGAGTCGGTGGCCAGGACTGGCGGTCACCTGTCGTCGAATCTGGGCACGGTCGAACTGACGATCGCGCTGCACCACGTCTTCGATACGCCGCATGATCGCCTCGTGTGGGATGTCGGCCACCAGACCTACGCCCACAAGGTGCTCACCGGGCGACGTGCGGGCATGGCGAGGCTGCGCATGCAGGGCGGCGTCTCGGGCTTCCCGAAGCGCAGCGAGAGTCCTTACGACACCTTTGGTGTCGGTCATTCGTCGACTTCGATCTCGGCCGCGCTCGGCATGGCGCTCGCCGCCAAGACCAAGGGTGAGGCGCGCAAAGTGGTGGCGATCATCGGCGACGGGGCGATGTCGGCCGGCCAGGCTTTCGAGGCGCTGAACAATGCCGGCGTTGCCGACGCCGACATGCTCGTCATCCTCAACGACAATGACATGTCGATCTCGCCGGCTGTGGGAGCCCTCAACCGCTACCTGGCACGCCTTTTTTCCGGCAGCAGCTTCAACGCCGCGCGCAAGGCAGGGGAAAAAATCCTCGATTTCTCGCCGTCACTGCGTGAGTTCGCCAAGCGCGCCGAAGAGCACGTCAAGGGAATGCTGACACCGGGCACGCTGTTCGAGGAGATGGGCTTCAACTATATCGGGCCGATCGACGGCCACGACCTGGAGTCGCTGATCCCGACGCTGCTCAACCTGAAAAACCTGAAAGGGCCGCAGTTCCTGCACGTGATCACCAAGAAGGGACAGGGTTACAAGCTGGCCGAGGTGGATCCTGTGCTCTATCACGGGGTCTCGAAGTTCCAGCCCGACGTCGGCATTGCCGGCGGATCAGGCGGTGGCAAGCCGAGCTATACGCAGGTTTTCGGCGACTGGTTGTGCGACATGGCGGCGGCCGACTCGCGGCTCGTCGGCATCACCCCCGCGATGCGCGAAGGTTCCGGGTTGCTGCGCTTCAGCGAGAGCTTTCCCGAGCGCTACTACGACGTGGGCATCGCCGAGCAACATGCCGTCACCTTTGCTGCCGGTCTGGCCTGCGAAGGACTGCGGCCGGTTCTGGCGATCTACTCGACCTTCCTGCAGCGGGCCTATGATCAGTTGCTGCACGACGTCGCGCTGCAGAACCTGCCGGTGGTCTTTGCGCTTGATCGTGGCGGTCTGGTTGGCGCCGACGGCCCGACCCACCACGGTGCCTTCGACCTCTCGTATCTAAGCTGCATTCCCAATCTGCTGCTGATGACACCGTCGGACGAGGACGAGTGCCGCAAGATGCTGACCACCGCCTTCGGCCACGATGGACCGGCGGCGGTGCGTTATCCGCGCGGCGGCGGTCCGGGCGTCGCGATCGACCCGCAGCTGGTCGGCCTGCCGGTCGGCAAGGGGGAGATCCGCCGCCAGGGCCGGGATGTGGCCCTGTTGGCCTTCGGCAGCATGCTGACACCGGCGCTGGCGGCAGCGGCCGAGCTCGGCGCAACGGTGGCCAACATGCGCTTCGTCAAGCCGATCGATCGCGAGCTGATCCTGTCGCTGGCGGCGGAACATTCGCTGCTCGTCAGCGTCGAAGAGAATGCCGTCATCGGCGGGGCAGGCGCCGAGGTCGCGCGCGTGCTCGAGGAGGCCCGTAGCCTTGCCCGACTGTTGCGGCTGGGCATTCCCGATCGCTTCATCGAGCATGGCGACCAGGCGCTGCTGCTCGCTGACGTCGGGCTGGACCGGGCGGGCATCGTGCATGCGGTTCAGGCCTGTCGATCGGCGGCGGATGCGGGTACGGCGCCAGGCGCAAACCCGGAATGA
- the trmD gene encoding tRNA (guanosine(37)-N1)-methyltransferase TrmD, whose product MVTDVVTLFPEMFSALTGAGVTRRALATGRWQLHLWNPRDFTADRHRTVDDRPYGGGPGMVMMLPPLAAAIAAAKARQRALGADRSRVVCLSPQGPLLTHARVVRLAQAAEALVLVCGRYEGIDQRVIDGHVDEEVSIGDFVLSGGEIPAMALLDAVLRQLPGVLNDAESAQQDSFVAGLLDCPHYTRPEEHGGWRVPDVLLSGHHEEIRRWRLQQALGRTWQRRPELLAGRPLSKLETQLLVKFQEQCDQDNKS is encoded by the coding sequence TTGGTGACCGATGTCGTGACGCTGTTTCCGGAAATGTTTTCCGCGCTCACTGGCGCGGGTGTCACTCGACGGGCACTGGCAACCGGCCGCTGGCAGCTGCACCTGTGGAATCCTCGTGATTTCACGGCCGACAGGCATCGTACGGTCGATGATCGTCCCTACGGCGGCGGACCGGGGATGGTCATGATGCTGCCGCCGCTGGCAGCGGCCATCGCGGCAGCGAAAGCGCGACAACGGGCGCTCGGCGCCGACCGCAGTCGCGTCGTCTGCCTGTCGCCGCAGGGGCCGCTGTTGACCCATGCGCGAGTGGTGCGCCTGGCGCAGGCCGCGGAGGCACTGGTTCTCGTCTGTGGACGTTACGAGGGAATCGACCAGCGTGTGATCGACGGCCATGTCGATGAGGAGGTGTCGATCGGGGATTTCGTCCTCTCCGGTGGCGAGATCCCGGCGATGGCGCTGCTCGACGCCGTGCTCAGGCAACTGCCGGGCGTACTCAACGACGCCGAGTCCGCGCAGCAGGATTCTTTCGTTGCGGGCCTTCTGGATTGCCCGCACTATACGCGACCGGAGGAACACGGCGGGTGGCGGGTGCCGGACGTGCTGTTGTCCGGACATCACGAAGAGATTCGGCGCTGGCGCCTGCAACAGGCGCTGGGTCGGACTTGGCAGCGGCGACCCGAGTTGTTGGCGGGCCGCCCGCTGTCGAAGCTGGAAACGCAACTCCTGGTGAAGTTTCAGGAGCAATGCGATCAGGATAACAAGAGCTGA
- the rplS gene encoding 50S ribosomal protein L19: MNLIEQLEQEEIARLGKVIPEFAPGDTVVVQVKVKEGARERLQAYEGVVIAKRNRGLNSSFIVRKVSSGEGVERTFQTYSPLVASIEVKRRGDVRRAKLYYLRQRSGKSARIKEKLVRKQR; the protein is encoded by the coding sequence ATGAATCTGATCGAGCAACTTGAGCAAGAAGAAATCGCCCGTCTGGGCAAGGTCATTCCGGAGTTCGCTCCGGGCGACACGGTCGTCGTCCAGGTCAAGGTCAAGGAGGGCGCGCGCGAGCGTCTGCAGGCCTACGAAGGCGTCGTCATCGCCAAGCGCAACCGCGGCCTCAATTCCAGTTTCATCGTCCGCAAGGTGTCCTCGGGCGAGGGTGTCGAACGTACTTTCCAGACCTATTCGCCGCTGGTCGCGTCAATCGAGGTCAAGCGCCGCGGCGACGTCCGCCGTGCCAAGCTCTACTACCTGCGCCAGCGCTCGGGCAAGTCGGCGCGGATCAAGGAAAAACTCGTGCGCAAGCAGCGCTGA
- a CDS encoding sulfurtransferase encodes MSHRTLVDCAALAAHLGDPDWRIFDCRHLLSDPAAGQQAYRAGHLPGAFFCHLDDDLSGPKNGRNGRHPLPDPQELADRLGAAGVSCGTQVVAYDDAGGAFAARLWWLLRWLGHDRVAVLDGGIAAWLAEGRPLSAAVPKGQPATFVIQRQDRVVSTDDVLANLASQRFRLIDARSPDRFRGENETLDTLGGHIPGADNRFFRDNLDADGRFRPAAELRREFTEILAGFDARDVVMSCGSGVTACHNLLAMELAGLPGARLYAGSWSEWCSDPARPIACRTSTIAA; translated from the coding sequence ATGAGCCACCGCACGCTGGTCGATTGCGCGGCTCTCGCCGCGCACCTGGGGGATCCCGACTGGCGCATTTTCGACTGCCGTCACCTGCTCAGCGATCCGGCTGCCGGACAACAGGCTTACCGCGCCGGGCATCTGCCGGGCGCGTTCTTCTGCCATCTCGACGACGACCTGTCGGGCCCGAAGAACGGCCGCAACGGGCGCCATCCGCTGCCCGACCCACAAGAGCTTGCCGACAGGCTCGGTGCTGCCGGCGTCTCGTGCGGGACGCAGGTGGTCGCCTACGACGATGCCGGTGGCGCCTTCGCCGCTCGCCTGTGGTGGTTGTTGCGCTGGCTGGGCCACGATCGCGTCGCCGTGCTCGATGGTGGCATCGCCGCCTGGCTGGCCGAGGGTCGACCGCTGTCTGCGGCAGTGCCAAAGGGACAACCGGCGACCTTCGTGATCCAGCGGCAAGACCGGGTCGTCAGCACCGACGACGTGCTGGCCAATCTCGCAAGCCAGAGATTCCGGCTGATCGATGCCCGCAGCCCCGACCGCTTCCGTGGCGAGAACGAAACCCTCGATACGCTCGGCGGACACATACCCGGCGCTGACAACCGCTTCTTTCGCGACAACCTTGATGCCGACGGCCGTTTTCGGCCAGCCGCCGAGCTGCGGCGCGAGTTCACGGAGATCCTCGCCGGCTTCGACGCACGCGATGTGGTGATGTCCTGCGGCTCGGGAGTGACCGCCTGTCACAACCTGCTGGCGATGGAGCTCGCCGGCCTCCCGGGCGCCCGCCTGTACGCAGGTTCGTGGAGCGAATGGTGCAGCGACCCGGCACGACCGATCGCCTGCCGGACGTCGACGATCGCCGCCTGA
- the xseB gene encoding exodeoxyribonuclease VII small subunit, with protein sequence MSRPKPEPAAGTDSTIVPPTVVGEMKFEMALAELEGIITSMEGGRLPLAESLAAYRRGSELLRHCQQQLADAEREILILENGSLRDFAAGNGRSG encoded by the coding sequence ATGTCCCGACCGAAACCCGAGCCTGCTGCCGGCACTGACAGCACCATCGTGCCGCCGACCGTCGTCGGCGAGATGAAGTTCGAGATGGCTCTGGCCGAACTGGAAGGCATCATCACCAGCATGGAGGGCGGCCGGCTGCCGCTTGCCGAATCGCTGGCCGCCTACCGGCGCGGCAGCGAACTGCTGCGGCACTGCCAGCAGCAGCTTGCCGATGCGGAGCGCGAGATCCTGATTCTCGAGAACGGAAGCCTGCGCGATTTCGCCGCCGGCAACGGGCGATCCGGATGA